From the genome of Cryptococcus neoformans var. grubii H99 chromosome 11, complete sequence:
ACGCGTTTCACCCGGTCACCCTCAGTTGTCAAGCACGGCTCAGTCCCTATCATCGAAATCTGGATTAATAAATGAAACGCACACGAATGACAATGCACCTAATGGACTTCCAGGCAATCTCTACTCGCATCGCGACGTCTCAAAACCCCATCAAGTTCAATCTCGGCTCTCGACGGATAACCATACACTACTTGGAAGAAGGTATTAAACGCTAATGGAGATATAGCACTTCAGACCAGTTGTGTGTGGAATTAATTAATTGATAGCCGAACAGAGGGAGCAACTCAACTTATTCTGCTATTATAACTGTGATTCGGCATCTTAGCTTCAGTTGACGTATGTGGAGGGATTTTTGTGTTTAACCAATAATATTCCGCAAAAACTATTTCATGTCGTTGGAGAACGAATGTTACATGTACATAGTAATGTGTTCCCATTCCGAGATGTCAGCTTCAGTGCATGTATAGATGCAAGTCTATTTTGAGATGGATTCATTCAAATGTTGCATTCGCGAAACAGAAAACCTATGGAATCCCATTTGTCCGCCCGCCGTAACGAGCGGCTTATTGGCCCTTCTCCCGACCAGTATCTAAACCTAgacctccttcccctttcgATTCCGATATTCCATCCTTGGCGGCCCCCGGCCTCTTATGTAGCTTGGTAACTCCATTGTCATCCGCGCGAGGCAATGGGACACCTTCAGGATCAGATTTCGGAGACGCGGCCGACGCTTCGCTTCTAGCTTGGCCCGTatatctccttttcttcccctttgGGCTAGCTAAACCTattccaccaccaccggATCGCCGCGTATCGATAATGGCTAAAACATCATCATAGTCGACGtccgcctcctcttcctcgccctcgGAATCGTATGGACTAGCAGGGGCCGCTTCGCTTTCCTGTTGTTTGTTGGCAGCCGAAGACGACCAGACACTTTGACCAACAGACGCGGAACGATTCCAACCAAATATACGTTCGTCGAGCCATAACATTGGATGAGAAAGGACTGAAGAGTCGGCAGTTTGAGATTTGCGAGACAAAAGACCCGGGTTGCGGCCAGTCTGAGGAACAGAAgcggaaggaagaatgcgGCCTTTTTGGAAATTGTCGTATAGTTGTGGACCGAACTCATCTAAAGACTGAAATCAGCTCCGAAATTGTATAGCCAACTAAAACAACTCGAACGTACCGATAACCTCACTGATCTCGTTTGTCAAACCTTCGCGCATTTCTCGGAGACGATTGACTTCACGCTGATTATAGGGCCAAACAGAAAGGAACAATGGTCTCAAAGATCTGCATAGGAGGCGGTTAGAGGTGCCCGATATGGTTTCAAAAAGTGACGACTTACTTGGCAACATCTACACCTGCTTCACCAAACTTCAAGCTTGCCATGGCCCATGCAGGTAACCAACAAAAGATTACTACAGGTGTCCAGTGGCGCCATTCTGGGGCAAGGTCATATTTGTAAGTTAAGAAAGTAGCCAGAACAGAGTAGAAAATGTAAAGCAATGGCGTGACAGCAAGAGAAACCAGGACCTTCCATGTGGCGAGAACATCTCGACCTTGTATTTTGACGGTAGACGCAGCAAGTGCCTCTGATAATTCGGAAATATATCAGTCAAAAGGgacaaaagagaaaaaagggatGAAAGCGCACCTTTGGCTTTCTGAATGCTGATAACCTTGGCTAATATGAACACAGGTGCGTGTAACAGAGCTCCTGGTAAAGCCAAAATGGACCACCACAAGAGAAGTCCAACCCTATACACCAAAAGCAATAAACTCTTGATACTTCTGCTGGAAGCTCTTTCAACCTGATGGTCGGCAATTCCCATATCGCGCAAAAGGCGGTTATAAGCGATGACTTTTTGACGAAGATCAATGATTTTTGGCTCATCCTTGTAGGTTAGATAACCTTCCATCATACGTTTGGAGAGCTCGACGACCTGGCCGAGGGTAAGATGTTGACCGGGAACACGATAAAGTCTTCGAGCGGCCTGAATAACCTGTGAGATTGTCGTTAATAACCGACCCAAGCTATCTGAGAGAATAAACTGACCTGCATAGTCTCCCAGTCAGGGGCTCTGAGGGTGACAGCTCTCAACCCATCATGAACTTGCTCCAGGAGTTTACCACAtgcttccctcttcttcgctccGCCTTGCTTGTACAATTCCACCAGTTCAGGGTCAACAGAGATCGGCGAGCCAAATTCGATGACGGCTCTCGACCTGAATTTGTGTGCATGAAAGTAGGAAAGACCAACTGGAACCAGCTTAACATCCAATCCAGGGTGGGCTGCAATAGCTCCAAGGGCCATAATGGAGAATCCAGCTTTGAGGGGCAGAAAATCTGTACGATCATGGGAACCACCTTCGGGGAAGACACCAATACAGCCACCCTCATAGAGACGTTGGAAGCATGCGCCGTACGTGTCCTCCTGTTCTACATGAGGCAATACCTTGAATTGTAGACCTTCCTTCGACTCGCTTTCGTTCCTAACCCGGTGAGAGGCCTTGACGTTGGCACTGCCGTCCTTGCTTGGAACGACAAATTCACTTTTGAGACGAATTTCCGTGTCGGAAAGGACTTCTGCCACAGGGGCAGATGCGTATCCAGCCGATTTCGGAAGCATAAGCTGAGAACGAGGCTTGACTTGCGTAATGAAAGAAGTGTCAATACCGGTGACGATCAGGGGATCGGATTCTGAAAGAATGATACGGCCTTTGCCAGCGGCGGCATAATCTGCCGCTCTCACCACAGGAACTGTCAAAATGGTAAGTATACCTCCATGAAAATGAGAAAAATAAATCATGAATACGTACTGGAATCCATAACACGAGCGACAGCGCCGATAAACTTGCGGCCCATGCTCTGCTCAGCCCATCAACATCAGTAGATGTTCTAGAATGTTCGCTACGAGGGACAGATTGCGAAAGGAACGAGACATACCTTGGCGGCAATCAGCACGGAAACGCGCCTTCCGgcttctttccttgcctctgagaaaagaagaagaggatcgAGGAACTGGTTTGCATGGGGACcgcagatgaagaggacagGGCCTTCGCGAGGAATATTGAAAGCACCACGGGGGCTGTGATGGCATAAGAAGCGGCTAAGCACATGTTCATCGAATAGACATACCGGATTTCTCTAAAGAAGATATTGATGATAATTCGCCAAAAGATGAGGACCAAATCGTCTACataatgaagatgagcgTGGAACATTACATGGGCTCGTCGTGGATCGGACGACAGAAGTCAGGCACGCACAAGCCAATCCAGCAGCCATTTTGGCTATTCCACTTTGTCAACTAGTCTTTTTGCGTTGTAAGGGATTTGTTGTTTGGAAACACAGGCAGTGGGTGGTGTCTTATTTTCCAGTAGAGATATACCTTTTGTCCCCAACGGTTTGCGGAACGATCCCCCACAGAATTGAGAACTGATAAAGGGGAAGAGCtgaaaggagatgagagagatgtGTCTGTGCGGAGAGGACGAGTGCTGGAGGGAGACGGGACGCTCTTGAGGCACTGTATCCTGGTTTGGGACTGACGGCATGGCTGAGAAAAGAATATACGCTGTCTGCTCACCTCAAGAATCCCCTACGCCATCGAGTGACGTTGCTATCACGTGACCGCTTTCGCCCAGGCACGTCGCTCGGCCCAAGAAGTTTCGAGTTTCGCTGGTCGGAGGAGGATCGTCCGTCGGCCGGCTTTGGTGTTTGTACGATAGCGCAATATTTATTGATCATCAGTAAACTATTCCGATACCGCACTGCCATTCCAGTGGCCCACGCCAAGCCGCACGGCATCATACGCTATACGCCACTAGAGCAGGTACCAAGTACTCTGTCAAGCCATCTCCTCGGCCATGTGGGCGCTCAGAACCTCCGCCCCTCTTGTTCGCCCTCCAGCTCGCATCCTTCTACGCAGCGTCCCTCCGTTGCTCCTCGCAAGGGCCTACAGCAGGTCAGCCAGGAGGACAGACGGTCGCGATGGCCACTCGCGTACATCGTTAGCTACCACATCAGAAAATATACCGAGGCAACCAAAACGTTTTGAGCTTCGTCCCCATCGTACCCCACATACTCGCAAAGCGAAAGCCCCCTCTGACTACTCCCGCTCATCCTCCAGACCTTCCAGGTCCATTCAGAAGGACGATAATCCATGGACAACCTCAGTCCGCTTACGCCGCTGGATAGAAAGACACAAGACATTCCTTACTCCTGCGCAAGTAGATGAAGTGACCAGATTGGTAATTGAGGCGCCTCAACACATGCTTAACGCTCCCGTATGGAATATGCTGATTGGCTATATGGGGAGGCTAAGGAAGCTGGATAGAGTTTGGAGCCTGTATAATCAAGTGAGTCTTGGAGTTCATTTAAGCTTGCTGCGGTCTAATCATAATGTAGATGAAGAAACGCAACTTCACACCCACTGCTAGGACTTACTCTACCATTCTGAATGCCTATGCTGGGGTTGCACATTCAGGTCAAACACCCGATTTTTCTTTCAAGGAGCCTGAGAAACGCACAATGTCACGTGTGACCATTGTCTACAACCACTCGCAAGAGTATATGAAAAAGTTGATCGAGGCGCAGGGGGCTGAAGAAGATCTTGGAGTTGCCATCTCTGGCGTACGGTTAAAAGAAGATCGGCCCCAAAAGCCTATGGAAAGTCTGCAGTCAGATATCGATATCGCCCCAACCAATGCCTATCTCAAGTTTCTCAGCCGACACGGTCTATTTTCCCAGATGCAAAGGATCTTTTTGTCGCTACCGCAGTCGGGGCCTCTAGCTCCGGACACCGTCACCTACTCGCTCATGTTTACGGCTCTCTACCATGTCCATCGCTCTCTCGAGCATCACCCGAATGGGAAAGCTAATGCGATGATGATTGGACCGACGGCCAAGGCTTTATGGGATCATTGTTTGAAACAATAtagcaaagaagagggtcaAGGAGGACAAGTGGACAATGGACTGGTGGCCATGTATGTGAGATGTTTGCTCCGCGGAAGACCAGAAGATCAACGGCTGGCTGTCTCTGTCATTGAACAGGTCTGGAACCTACCTTCCCCTGGCAATTCCAATCCAACCTCAACGTCTATCTATCTCCCGCCACCATTACTTACCACCTATCCTATCCCTAAGCTTGACATTGATGTCAAATCTGCCACCGCTCTTATTTCTAGTCTTCACACGGCCAATCTACCTGTCCTCGCAACCCATTACACTCATCtcattctctcttcttcctctcttgtTCCTTCGTTCGATTTAGAATTCTTCAAGACCGCGATTCTTGCTCTATCAGTTACGGGTGAAGTTCAATCCATCGTCGACATCATGGATACCTATCAACCACCAAGCTCCGGCAAAGAAGGCTGGCCTCGGGACACCTACCGTGCAGCTCTTACAGCTGCTCGCTGGGCGGGGGATTATGTTTCGGCACTTTCCATTTTCCGCCGTGCTACACATCTTTCGTCTAATGTGGGCTACATATCAACCGAtccttcaactccatcTAAAAAGATCGAACCTTACCGATGGGTCACTCCTAATGGTCTTGCCAATGACAAGCGTGGCGTCTTCTGGGTGAAGCCGACAAAGATCGATGCCGATGCGCAGCTTTTAGGTCTATTGATCAAAACTGCTATGCAAAAGAGCAACAAGGAGATTCGTTCTGCGTTGGATGTTTATGCACGCACGGGCGGCGAAAGTAAATTCTTAGCCCTGCCCTCTGCGATGCAAGCAGATAATGTCTCTACCGGTCGGAAATTACTCAGGGACGGGCAACCCAACGAAATCGATTCATCGACCATCAGAAAGCAGGTGGCGAGTTCAGTCGACCTGGCAAGGGACATACAGCGCGCAGCAGAAAGACTGGGTAAAGGGTATGAAAAGATGGCTGCGGAGGCTGGCGAAGTGGTTACCAAATGGGCTTGGGTGGAACGAGAGGCAAGAAAAAAGACCCCGTACGTTAAGGATGATACGAAGAACCTGCAGATGAATATCGAGGGTAgtgcagaggatgaagagctcGACTGGGAGGATGAGCCTTTAGTGGACCAAAGAGAAAGTAGAGTCAGGGGGAACAATCGGGACAAGCGTCATCCAACAGAAAATAAGAGATGGGAACGAAGAGAAACGAGCAAGTCACGCTATGATTCATCCAGCCATAGACAATACGGCCACGAACAAGGTTCAAGAAAGGTTAAACCACGTGAAAGGGAGGCTACCATGCACGAGGGCAaggtttcttcttttgggTTGCGAAGGTGAAGCAGCAGTAGTTTAGTATTTTGAAAATTTTTGTACATTGTAGAGACTTTGTTTGATCCATAACCATCTCACTCATCGCACGTACAGTCATTGATGCATTGTCGCCAACGTAACCTTGAATCGTGTACAACACTAGCTTAGGGTGAGGTATGAAGGATTTTGATTTCTCCCTCTAGCTCCCGGCGCCATCCATATAACACCCAAATCACTAGAGCTCAACATCTCTTTCCGACCATTTTTTCATCACAGGTCCCACCTGGTCACCAAAGGCTTTCTGCCACTTTCCCACGATTCTACTCCAACCTCCCACCGATTGTGCATGAGTATTAAGGCGTAATACCCAAACGGTGGTAAGGACGGTAAAGAGCATCAGTGCAATGATCACTTGCCCTGCATTAGTAACTGAACCTCGCATTGATCAGATGGGAGGTGGTGTCAACTAACAAAGGACTCCCAATCTGGTTGTTTTCCCCGACCCATCATCTATCTGAATACCCCGTTTCATGTTCCCGACCAGGCTGCCCCCGATACCATCGTTCTGGTGCTTTCTCGTCCTAGACGTCGACCTGTTCCTGTTCTTTGAAGTAGACCTTTGTTGGGCAGTCTGATTATCCGACACCAAAATAGGTCTGGAGAGCGTGGGTAAGTGGCCCTCATTTGGAGCTGGGGATAGACAGAAGGTGCAAGAGGTTTCAGTGGCTGGGGATGGTGTGCGAGATCTGCTGGGCATTATAGTATTACGCGTGGGCGTTTGGTGGTTGGTTGAATGTGACGATGAGGTGCGTTTCgttggaaaaaaaaggcggTGAAAAAAGACAGTGGCAAGATGATAGGGGGAGTTATATAATTGTGTGTGAGTGTGGGAATCTTGGATCGCCAGTAGATCGCAGATTTTCAGTGGCAGCTCCGCTCCGTCATGTGGCGACGACTAAACATGAGACGAAAACATATTTTAGTAGAGGCCCCAAACTTGGACCTGCCGCCAGGTCCGCCGTTGGCCGGCCCACAGCCACAAGCCAAGACCACCCCAGCGCAAGATGTGATGTCACTCGCGTCACAACCGAACCCGCCCATCGGCTTTTACGTAACTTTTGTTCAGATGCCGGGGAGAATCAAAAAATTCGTTTGGTTTCGTTAGCAAGACGGACTCATGAGCAAGGTAGGCTACCAAGCATGTACTACGATTGTGCAGCAGATTATGAACGGGGAGGAAGCACAACCAAACAAACTCATCAAGCGGTTGCTTTGCCTCAAAACGGTTGAAAGAAGGTGGAAGAACAACCAGCAGCGACGGAACGAAAGAGCTCAACAAAAACAGTATCCATAATGTCAACCACTAACTAATAACTACTTCAAGACATACAACTGCTTTTGTGCACATGTTTTGTGAAGACTAATCATCCTCATAGTCTAGTATGCGTGAGTATCAATAGGCAATTCGTGCACAACACCGGTGTTGAGTCCCAAATCTTCCCTTCGGCTTTTACCCACTCCTTCGCTTACAGGAATAGGCTTCTCAGCCAAACTTGAGACTCGTGTCCCGTGTCGGGGCTCGGCGGATCCCTCGTCGAGATAGTCATAAACAGCAGAGTGGATGGCTAAAGATAAATGGTTAGTAGACATGAACACCTGTGATCAAATGGCAAGAGCGCGTACAAATTCGGTTACTAAAATACATTGGTCAGAAATGCACCAAAACAACGGTGAAAGAAAGGACTCACTCCCACAAAGCACTGGATCTAGGAGTCCATCGGAATCTAACCTGGGTATCAGGGTTTTGCTCGTACACTTGGAAAAGCTGCGGATCATTTCGGAAATATGATTAGTCGATGGCAAGGTCAAATGCAAATTAGTGATCTTACCTTCTGCAAAATAGCTTGGGCTTCAGACTGTTCAAAGCCCTTAATACCAATGGTGTATCGAGAGTTGACGAAAAGAGCCTTCCATCCAGTCGCTGGGTGGACTCGAACGATAGGGTGGGCGTTGATGATGGGCTCAAGCTCGCCAGTCACCGGATTGGGATAGCTGTGAGCAGATCGATACAAGCCCTCAAGACCATCGATGACTTTCTGGAAAGCAGGAGAAAGCTTATCATAAGCAGCATAGCCCGAAGACCAGAGAGTGTCACCGCCAACTCCGGGAAGGTGGtcaaggtgaagatgagtgACTCCAGGGGGTTGAGGTTCGTGAGTCAAACTAATCGATCAGGTTTAGTCACTATTAACTTTCAAAAGATAGTCTAGCTTACTCGGTGTGCCACTTTTGGGTGGCAAAAGGGTTTTTGTAGTCGGCAAAACGACCGATGGACCTGAGGACTTCGTCTGTGATGATTGAGACTCCAGGAAGCCCAGGAACTCGGGCGGCTGAAGGATGAATCTCGGGAGCACCAAAGTATTGGCCGAGCTCGAGTTGGGTCTGAGGAGAGAGGTctctgaagaaggaattgTGTGTTGGCGACAACTCGTGGCCTTGCGTATAAAACGAATGATGAGATATTACTTACTGGTCTCGGAAAAATACCACAGTGCGCTCAGCGATCAGGAGAGCAAGCTCATCCTTCTGCTGGTCACTAAGCTGGTTAAGTTGAAGACCAACTATCCTATGACAAGTGTCAGTGACAAAGCCAAAGATAGAATGTAGATCAAACCATACTCGGTACCAAGGTGAGGAGACAAGTGAATAACTTCCTTGGCGGCGCTGAACAAtgctttcttttccttgtcaGCCCTGACTCCCGGGTCCTTGTGCTCCCATTCCTGATTGATAGACGTTAGTTCGTTAAGTTGCAGTTGGTATCCTTTCCCAAAAAAAACCCACTTCTTTGCGAATGCCGCTAGCAAGTTCGATAGTCTTAGGCCTGATTGGGTACTCTGGGTAACCCTTTGACAGGTCAATGCCGGCTTGAACCAAGCGCTCTAGAGAGAATTAAGTATCATTAAATATCTCGGTCAGCGAGAAGCCCATCTAACGGAATATTACGACCAACCTCGAGTACTCTTGGCAAGAGAGAAAGGTCTGCCTAGGGTGTCTTTGTTTGCGTTGTCGTTGACGGCGATAGGCATCTTGCAGAAATGTTATTCGGGTAATTGGTAGGGTCAATATGTCACTAATACTGATAGTTGTattcctccatctcccgACTTGCCATTATATATGCATCTAGCACAGCGGATCGCTTCGCCCGAATCGAACCTGAAATAGACTTGCTTGCTCAGCAAAGACCAATAATCAACCCTAACCTTTAAtcaacctcttcttgcgACTTCCATTTCAAGAGGTCGCAAGATGGCACCATCGATAAGATTGCACACCACTCTAATGACCTCAAAGTGGGCAGTCGGAACGCTTAAACTTTCAGGCACGCGTTCTGATAAGAGCTTGATCGGAATTATTCATATGATCTCTGGCATCTGATGAGTAATGAATTCTGGATGGCTAACTGTGAATGCGTGAGGATGGTGGCCGATCCGCCCATTGGACATCTCGTCGCTCTTGCATGTGTGTCTTTATTTGCGTATTTAATGGCTCATACGTCAGGCCTGAAATGTGTGATTGTAGTATCTCCTCAAGTACGTATCTTATTATCCTGAACGATTTGGGTGATGGGTAACAGCGCATCAGGGCCCTGCAGAAATGCATGAAGCATGGGGCATGGACGCACATGAACGAAGGAGGGCACGGAAAAATGCAAGGTCGGTGACTGTTCGTTGATGAAATGTAAAATATTTTAATTTTGATTGTTATGGTGTTGTCTTGCGTGATCGTCACACATCTCAAGTCGCGATAATAATCCGGCGGGAACAAGAAGCAAACCGTCTTcaatgaagatgacaagCAGGAAGAGAACAATTTCCGTTTTCGTGCTGAATCGTAAACTGTTATTCAATTTCACTGTCAATACGTGCACTATACCTACCCGACGGTAAGCTGCACAACAGAATCGGAAAAATGGAGATCACAAGATAAGACGATAAGAAAAAATGAATAATCAGTAATAAATAATGaatcatttttttttcgccACACTTTCGCGGTATACCACTTCTTTCGCTGGTGTACCTCCTACTACCTACTACCTGTTGCGCCATCAaatcatgatgatgaagaatgggtGTAACGACGTTCTTAATTACATTTAATAAAAGGCTTCATCGTATGATTATCCCTATCAACCAGAAGGAAATTAAGGGTGAGCAACCCTCCGGCAAATGATTATTTGTTATTTAGTCTGAGTTCACATGCACACTACGCAAAATCACGGACAGGCATTGAGTTGTTATAGATTGTAATTGGACAGCATCTCTAACATGCATGAATCCATGGATTCCCCTGACACTGACTACCCGCAATAAATGGTCTAACATATCATCCAACCTATCCGCTGGACGGCCTTTTACGctctgctcttctttcccctaCCTTTGCCCTCGCTCATTTCctccctttttctcttcaatccctccttcttgaatCTTTctcgtctctcttccctaatcttttcctctctcttctcatccttctccccaaccttcttcctgtATGCTTCTTTTCGCTCATCTTGCTTcgctttccttctctccgccttatccttcttcaacgttTGGATCTGCTGCAACAGCGtcaccgccttcttctcatcctctcccaacACAACGGCACGAGATTGCATGTAAGTAGGTTTACGCTGCTTTGAGAGTTCTGGCGTTTTGGAGGCAAAGGGCAAAGAAGCAGCAAGCTTACGCGGGACCTTGAGAGGATTGAAGCGTCGTGTGGTGCGCTGAATAGGTCGATAGGCTGAATTGGGATCGAGGGGAGTCTTGAGGCCTTCCTCTCGACGGATCTGACCCGTGAGACGCATACCCTGCCACGATTCCTTGTTGGAAAGTAGAAGAGAGCACACAGGGTTGTAAAGCTTTTTCGGTTCTATAGAGTACCATGCTCGGAGGAAAACGATATCTGAAGAGTTGACTGGTCAGAAGATGTAGAGACATGGTGAAACGTTACTCACCGCTCAACAATATTTTGTCTTCAAAGGTTGCTCTGAAGGCACCGTCAGGCTTACTTAatgccttcttcacctgACCTCTGATACCAGAGACAGTCTTGATGTTTGCTCCCTC
Proteins encoded in this window:
- a CDS encoding glycerol-3-phosphate O-acyltransferase/dihydroxyacetone phosphate acyltransferase; the encoded protein is MAAGLAYDLVLIFWRIIINIFFREIRPRGAFNIPREGPVLFICGPHANQFLDPLLLFSEARKEAGRRVSVLIAAKSMGRKFIGAVARVMDSIPVVRAADYAAAGKGRIILSESDPLIVTGIDTSFITQVKPRSQLMLPKSAGYASAPVAEVLSDTEIRLKSEFVVPSKDGSANVKASHRVRNESESKEGLQFKVLPHVEQEDTYGACFQRLYEGGCIGVFPEGGSHDRTDFLPLKAGFSIMALGAIAAHPGLDVKLVPVGLSYFHAHKFRSRAVIEFGSPISVDPELVELYKQGGAKKREACGKLLEQVHDGLRAVTLRAPDWETMQVIQAARRLYRVPGQHLTLGQVVELSKRMMEGYLTYKDEPKIIDLRQKVIAYNRLLRDMGIADHQVERASSRSIKSLLLLVYRVGLLLWWSILALPGALLHAPVFILAKVISIQKAKEALAASTVKIQGRDVLATWKVLVSLAVTPLLYIFYSVLATFLTYKYDLAPEWRHWTPVVIFCWLPAWAMASLKFGEAGVDVAKSLRPLFLSVWPYNQREVNRLREMREGLTNEISEVIDEFGPQLYDNFQKGRILPSASVPQTGRNPGLLSRKSQTADSSVLSHPMLWLDERIFGWNRSASVGQSVWSSSAANKQQESEAAPASPYDSEGEEEEADVDYDDVLAIIDTRRSGGGGIGLASPKGKKRRYTGQARSEASAASPKSDPEGVPLPRADDNGVTKLHKRPGAAKDGISESKGEGGLGLDTGREKGQ
- a CDS encoding sulfonate dioxygenase, giving the protein MPIAVNDNANKDTLGRPFSLAKSTRERLVQAGIDLSKGYPEYPIRPKTIELASGIRKEEWEHKDPGVRADKEKKALFSAAKEVIHLSPHLGTEIVGLQLNQLSDQQKDELALLIAERTVVFFRDQDLSPQTQLELGQYFGAPEIHPSAARVPGLPGVSIITDEVLRSIGRFADYKNPFATQKWHTDLTHEPQPPGVTHLHLDHLPGVGGDTLWSSGYAAYDKLSPAFQKVIDGLEGLYRSAHSYPNPVTGELEPIINAHPIVRVHPATGWKALFVNSRYTIGIKGFEQSEAQAILQKLFQVYEQNPDTQVRFRWTPRSSALWDNRISIHSAVYDYLDEGSAEPRHGTRVSSLAEKPIPVSEGVGKSRREDLGLNTGVVHELPIDTHAY